GGCCTTGGAAAGCGATTGAAATTCAACGTGGCCCCACGGCGTTGCTAAAGACACACTGACTCGCTGATAACACAGGCTATCCCCGAACGGCACGGTCTACGTCCGCAAAGATCAAGGCATTCCGGGCCCGCCTCTTTGGAGAGAGACCGTGCAGGCCAACTCCAAATATCTGCAAAAGGCGTTTACCAGCTGCATCTGCCGCGGCGTCCGGCACTCGGCCTGAAACACGCGCGGAGATGCCACGAGAATGCAAAGGCACTTTGCCCGCGACGTCGCCACGTTGAGCCTGTTGAGGCTGTAGAGAAACTCCATCCCTCGTGGAGCGTCGGCATGACTCGATGTTGTCATTGAATATATGGCGATTGGCGCCTCTTGTCCTTGAAACTTGTCGACAGTGCCAATACGTGCGCCAGGCAATCGCTCCTGCAGTTCGAAGACCTGCGCGTTGTAAGGAGCGATTATCAAGATATCCTCCAACCTGATGGGGGCTTCCTTCCCTGTGCTGTCGACCCAGCTTGCCTTGCTGCTGAGGATTTCGTCGACGAGCCCTTTGATTTCGTCTGCCTCTTCGGGACAGGAGTTCTGGTTACCCTCGTGATGCACGGCAAGATAACGAAGTCCGGATCCGCGGACGCGGCTCAATGACCTGATCTCCTGCCGCTCTAATCCCGCGCGCGATCGAAGTCGGCCCTCATAGAACAGTTCGGACGTGAAGGTGCAGATATCCGGATGAAGGCGCCAGGTTTCCTCAAGGAAAAGTCCACGACCGCCCTCGATCGTTGCGTGTTCGCCCAAGACGTGATCAAGCGCAGATGTCGCAACGCCGTCTGGATGACTTCCTTGTATCGGTTGCTCAAGCTGCCTTGGGTCGCCCAGAAGGACAATACTTTCGGCCGCCTGAGAGACGGCTAATACATTTGCTAGTGACATCTGCGCGGCCTCGTCAACGAACAGAACATCCACAATGCCCGCCGCGTCCGGGCGGGCCCAAAACCAGCCGGTGGCACCACCAACTTGACAACCATTGCCGAGCCCCTCGATAAAATCTGGGTTCTTGGTCGTCAGCTGAAGGCCCGGAAGAGAGGCTGCCTTCTCTCTGACCTTTTGAATGCATTGCATTCCAAGTTGTTGCTCGGCAGCTGCCTCCCGCGATTTGTCAAGCAAGTGACGAATGACCTTATGGCTGTTCGCCGTGACGCCAACTGTGCGCTTGTCGCGCACCAGTGCGCAGATCATGTGCGCACCGGCATGGGTCTTGCCGGCCCCCGGCGGCCCCTGCACCGGGAGCAGGCTTTGATCCAGCGAGTGCGCCGCTCGCATCGCTCGCGCTAACAACGGCTCGCCAGCTTGCTCTAACGGCCGCCCGCGAAGGCGTGGAGCGACCTTGAGCAGCAAATCGCGAGCGGCGCGATAGGGTCCGGCCCCGATGATCCCGTGATCTGCAACGTGCTCGCCAATTCGGTAGATCGATTCTGCAAGAACCTGATTGTCGATGAATTTGTGCGCAAACACGGCTTCGGGATGCAGGCCTGCCGTGTCCTGACGTTTCTTAATGTCGACTGTCCTGTCATCATTGGAAATTGCGACGACGCTGCCAAGCTTTTCGCCTCCAACCCGCTTCAAATCGTCATCGGCGCGAACATCCGTTTCCTGAACCGTGAACTCGTAGCGATGAATCGGCGTTTTCACCGTTCCCCCAACAGTGCCGAGAAAGGTCAACCCGGCTAGCCCGGCACGCTCATGCAGGAGATCTTCTGCTGACAAGTCACTCAGCCGAAAATACTCCCACCAGACCGCTTTATTCTCGCGTCCGAAAAAATCGATCAAATGGGCCAGTAACCAGTGCGCCTGCTGTTCCAGGCTGCGTTCGGCCACATCGTCCGGGACGCCAGTGATCAATCGAGCCACAAGTCCGGCGACCCGGCGCTTCCAGACACTGAGGTCCTCGCTAATTTCGGCCGCCTTTAAGTGCGGGCGATCGATTGCCTTCCCTTGCGAGATCAGACCTCGCCGCACTCCCTCAAGCCAGTCCCGCAAAGCGCGCGTCGACGCGCAGTCATCTCGGTTGTAACCGATGATGGCGGC
This portion of the Bradyrhizobium sp. AZCC 2262 genome encodes:
- a CDS encoding TM0106 family RecB-like putative nuclease, which translates into the protein MQKDGAAIVFSAGDLVGHLNCRYLTFLDLKVAQGELAKPKVRDDPALDALVERGRIHEQGFVDHLAKQDRSATVIAGVGIDQASIIQTRQAMTRGDAVIVQAALRDGYWSGRADVLRRVETPSGLGAWSYEVTDTKLARETKGNTVLQLSLYSDLLATVQQKVPETAHVVTPGTEYLPEAYRVADFAAFYRRIKRSLETFAATPPRDGLYPGPIEHCEVCRWREPCASRRRADDHLSLVAGIAKTQIDELLRRGVGTMAALAKLPIPLQWRPDRGTAPSYEKVREQARLQVDGRGAGRLLHEVLPLVAEFGLFRLPEPSAGDIFFDFEGDPFVDGGGLEFLFGYVYANDDGTDAYVGDWATTRQHERVAFERFIDFVKERLTKHPSLHIYHFAPYEPAALKRLMGRYATREDEVDNLLRAGVFVDLYAVVRQSIRASVESYSIKKLEPLYRFDRTIPLIDVGGAMARVQACLELADTDGIDPSDQAAIIGYNRDDCASTRALRDWLEGVRRGLISQGKAIDRPHLKAAEISEDLSVWKRRVAGLVARLITGVPDDVAERSLEQQAHWLLAHLIDFFGRENKAVWWEYFRLSDLSAEDLLHERAGLAGLTFLGTVGGTVKTPIHRYEFTVQETDVRADDDLKRVGGEKLGSVVAISNDDRTVDIKKRQDTAGLHPEAVFAHKFIDNQVLAESIYRIGEHVADHGIIGAGPYRAARDLLLKVAPRLRGRPLEQAGEPLLARAMRAAHSLDQSLLPVQGPPGAGKTHAGAHMICALVRDKRTVGVTANSHKVIRHLLDKSREAAAEQQLGMQCIQKVREKAASLPGLQLTTKNPDFIEGLGNGCQVGGATGWFWARPDAAGIVDVLFVDEAAQMSLANVLAVSQAAESIVLLGDPRQLEQPIQGSHPDGVATSALDHVLGEHATIEGGRGLFLEETWRLHPDICTFTSELFYEGRLRSRAGLERQEIRSLSRVRGSGLRYLAVHHEGNQNSCPEEADEIKGLVDEILSSKASWVDSTGKEAPIRLEDILIIAPYNAQVFELQERLPGARIGTVDKFQGQEAPIAIYSMTTSSHADAPRGMEFLYSLNRLNVATSRAKCLCILVASPRVFQAECRTPRQMQLVNAFCRYLELACTVSLQRGGPGMP